The Nycticebus coucang isolate mNycCou1 chromosome 8, mNycCou1.pri, whole genome shotgun sequence genome has a window encoding:
- the LOC128592671 gene encoding cytochrome c, somatic-like — translation MGDIEKGKKIFVQKCAQCHTVEKGGKHKNGPNLHGLFGRKTGQASGFSCTDANKNKGITWGEDTLMEYLENPKKYIPGTKMIFTGIKKKGERADLIGYLKKATNE, via the coding sequence atgGGTGATATTGAGAAAGGCAAGAAGATTTTTGTTCAGAAGTGTGCCCAGTGCCATACTGTGGAAAAAGGAGGTAAGCACAAGAATGGGCCAAATCTCCATGGTCTCTTTGGGAGGAAGACAGGTCAGGCTTCTGGCTTCTCTTGCACAGATGCCAATAAGAACAAAGGCATAACCTGGGGAGAGGATACACTGATGGAGTATTTGGAGAATCCCAAGAAGTACATCCCTGGAACAAAAATGATCTTCACTGGCattaagaagaagggagaaagggcagaCTTGATAGGTTATCTCAAAAAAGCTACAAATGAGTAA